GGCGATAACGCGGGCCAGGATCTCGGAGACCACTTCAAGGTCAAGCTCCTCGATAATTCGTACACCGGCGGTTCATTAAGCGGTCATGTACTGTCCGAGATCTCTCTGAAGGATCTGAAAAACACCCCCAGCTACGATCTCGTAGCAGCAGGTGTACTGCCAGGAGGGATTGCCGCAGCCGGGTCCAAGACCTTCAAGATCGCCTTCGAGTTCGTAGACAATACGCTCGATCAGAATATTTTCCAGGGTGACGGTTTAGCATTGAACTGGACCTTCGATGCACTTCAAGGCCTGGGAGAAGCCAAGTAGGTCAGCAATCCATCAAGACAGCACATCCTTCCCCAACCGGGCCGGGTGTGCTGTTTTCTTTTCTCCAGGCTGCCGGGCTCAATGATTTTGTCCGATTTGCGGTTTTTTGTTATACTGACAAGTGAAAACGGCTTTGCCGTCCCTCCTTTTGAAAGGGCGGTACCGTTTCCGCGAGAAAGATAGGGTTAGGGTATAGCGCGAAGCATATCACTTCTTATCTTTTACCAAAAAAGTACGGAGGGCGTTGTAATCGTGTCAGATACTATGGGAAGCCGCATCCACAAACTCCGGCTGGAGAAGGGATATTCGCTATCCGAGCTTGCGGATAAGGCTGATGTGGCGAAATCATACCTCAGTAATGTGGAACGGAATATTCAATCCAACCCCTCCATTCAATTCATCGAAAAAATCGCTGACGCGCTTCAGGTATCCATTCATGTTCTGCTGTATGGGGGACTGGCAGAGACAGAAGAACAGGCTCTGGACGGGGAATGGTTCCGGCTGGTTCAGGAGGCCATGGCCTCCGGTATAAGCAAACGTGAATTCAAGGAGTTCCTCGATTACCAGAAATGGCGCATGGAACAAAAGGACAACTAGTCTTTGCATTGTATGCCACAGGGAAAACTCCGCACGGCAGGGAGGCCGCCTTCGGCGAAGGCATGCTTCAAGCGGCATACAGAAAAGGCACAGCGTACCGGACGCTGTGCCTTTTCTGTATGTATCCGAACAATGATGACCGCCCTTACATCGCCTGGAGTGCCTTCTCACTTAGAAACCGGCGGATCTCCTCCGCCGTGATCCCCGCCTGCTTAGCAGACATCAGCAAGTGCACCCATTCTAAATCCAGATCTACTGCCTGCAGCTCGTCATTCCCCTGGTTGGACATATCCAAGAAATCTCCTCCTAGAATTTTCGCGTCCCCAGGCAGTCCGGCCATCATAGTAGTTTTGCTACTTTGTAGTATCTCTACTTTAGATCCGAGACTTTGTGCCCCTGTCTTTCGGCAGGTTTACCTTTTACTGGACCCTTTCCATCATGAAAGGATCTGGCAAGAATCGATGAAACCGTTCTCCGCAATAACATTATACAAGATCATACGCGATTAGTGTGTCGTTTTCTGGAATTTTTTTATGATAAAATGTGAGGAAACTTAGCTGAAATTGCCAGCAGCTTGTATAAATATTTCCAGTTCCAAGTTCAAACACTAGCCAATAGTTTAAATATACTAAAGGGAACTCTAACTGCTCCACCTTACCGCTGCGCGCAACATCGTATAGAGACAATTACCCATTTGTATGTATAACGGGCTGTTATATGAGTTTTTTCTATTTATGATAGTTCCGTATGAATACTGTAATGAATCATGCCAAATTGCGAACGGATTGACCGAAAGTATGAATTGATTACCCCGCCGGAAAGTAGCACAATAAGGTGAGAATGAAACCGCAAACATTTGCAGCTCCGCCAAGTGGCACACTGGATGCCTCGCGTGGAGTTTATCCGTTAGGAGGACCTATTCATGGCAGTCAAAGAGCCCTATAACGACACAGTATGGAGCAAATACTACGGCCCCAACCTGGGCTACATCCAAGAAAGATATGAGCAATTTGTCAAGGACCCCTCTTCTGTTGAACAACATTACCGCGATCTCTTCACCGTATCCGGCCCCCCTCCGTTGGCACCCGATGCCGAGAGGGCTCCAAGGCCTGCCGTATCAGCAGATGCGCAGTGGCTCAAGAAGGCCGTCAAGGCCTCGAAGCTGATCGCCAATATTCGAATATACGGCCATATGGCCGCAGACATTGACCCGCTGGAGCGCAGCACGAACCCGATGGCCAAATGGCTGGAGCTGGAGACCTACGAGCTTACCCGCGAGGATCTTAATGCTCTGCCCGCTTCGCTGATCTGGGATAACGCCCCTGCGGATGTGCATACCGCGATGGATGCCGTCCACAGAATGCGCCAGGCCTATACACAGACCATTGCTTATGAATTCGGGCATGTGCATGATGAACGCGAGCTGCGCTGGCTCAACAGCCAGGCGGAATCGATGACCTCCCCTGCCCCGCTGAATAATACAGAACGCAAAGAGCTGCTGAAGCGGCTGGTTCAGGTGGAGCATTTCGAGACCTTCCTGCACAAGACCTTCGTTGGGCAAAAGCGTTTCAGCCTGGAGGGCAATGATGCCCTTGTGCCGATGCTGGATGAGATTGTGCGGGCTGCCGCGCATGACGGCGCAGAGCATATCCTGATGGGTATGGCCCACCGCGGAAGACTTAATGTGCTGGCTCATATTCTGGGCAAGCCTTATGATATTATTTTCTCAGAATTCCATCATTCGCCGAACAAAGAGCTGTTCCCTTCGGAAGGCTCCATGGGCGTGACCTACGGCTGGAGCGGTGATGTGAAGTACCATCTCGGGGCTGACCGTGCCGTCCGCGAAGGCGAGACCGTACGCACCCGGATCACGCTGGCCAATAACCCGAGCCATCTTGAATTCG
The sequence above is a segment of the Paenibacillus sp. FSL R7-0204 genome. Coding sequences within it:
- a CDS encoding TasA family protein; this encodes MGIKKTLGLGVASAALGLSLIGGGTFAYFSSTATSTATFAAGTLKLGSSFNTPVALTNLKPGDYTVRTFTLSNDGTLDIKFLKLATTYTVTDAKGDNAGQDLGDHFKVKLLDNSYTGGSLSGHVLSEISLKDLKNTPSYDLVAAGVLPGGIAAAGSKTFKIAFEFVDNTLDQNIFQGDGLALNWTFDALQGLGEAK
- a CDS encoding helix-turn-helix domain-containing protein produces the protein MGSRIHKLRLEKGYSLSELADKADVAKSYLSNVERNIQSNPSIQFIEKIADALQVSIHVLLYGGLAETEEQALDGEWFRLVQEAMASGISKREFKEFLDYQKWRMEQKDN
- a CDS encoding anti-repressor SinI family protein produces the protein MSNQGNDELQAVDLDLEWVHLLMSAKQAGITAEEIRRFLSEKALQAM